A window of the Streptomyces sp. NBC_01351 genome harbors these coding sequences:
- a CDS encoding TOMM precursor leader peptide-binding protein: MTPAGNERPTEPLACEDALVGFKSHLRPTVVPDDAAYLFSRRGVTALHGSEAEVLVPLLDGTRTVGAVHREASRTLSPEDVQAALSALADAGLIRFTAPPTAAGAAGGSGRVPAPRRAEAEAYWDLAGLDGSRASADLARSAVMIEALPGVDPAPVAAACGESGITVTADPCAAGLALVLCDDYLSPELAAVDAAHRAEGRSWLPVKLCGTDPWIGPFFLPDDGPCWHCLAVRLRGHRHSEIPVRQALGLAGPVPRPAAGLAAGTALAANLAVLESAKWLAGLRHPEQGHIQTLDTLRLRTATHAVSRRPQCAGCGDPGLVARRVMAPFAPVSRPKTAATGGGDRALTAAQMLRTYGHLVDPVAGVVKELRRAPGAPDFATSYISGPNLAMEAASFAGLSTGMRALNGGKGLTDEEARTSALCEAVERYSGTRHGDEPVVRDSLRGLGAAAVHPNTCQLYDSRQYAQRDYWNAQHSRFHYVSTPFDEDRPTEWTPVWSLTEGVQRLLPTSMLYFGRGAAQGTGLAGDGLLADSNGNAAGSSPEDALVQGFLELVERDAVALWWYNRTRQPEVDLTAFAEEWIERVLDGYLRINREVWVLDLTSDLGIPVMAALSRRTDKPDQDVVFGFGAHFDPRVALRRALGEMGQLLPAVSDVGPDGSGYRITDPEPLSWWHLATTANQPYLAPDPAVRPRTPADWQTVRNGDLLDDVHMITELVRGKGMDLLILDQSRPDLRLPVVKVIVPGLRHFWARFAPGRLFDVPVTLGRLPEATAYAQLNPIPLFV; this comes from the coding sequence TTCAAGTCCCACCTGCGGCCGACGGTCGTACCGGACGACGCCGCCTACCTGTTCTCCCGGCGCGGAGTGACCGCCCTGCACGGCAGCGAGGCGGAGGTCCTCGTACCGCTGCTCGACGGGACCCGCACCGTGGGAGCCGTCCATCGCGAGGCCTCCCGGACCCTGAGCCCCGAGGACGTCCAGGCGGCGCTCTCGGCCCTGGCCGACGCCGGGCTGATCCGCTTCACCGCTCCGCCCACCGCCGCGGGGGCGGCGGGCGGGAGCGGCCGGGTGCCGGCGCCCCGCCGGGCGGAGGCCGAGGCCTACTGGGACCTGGCCGGGCTGGACGGCAGCCGGGCCTCGGCCGACCTGGCGCGGTCGGCCGTCATGATCGAGGCGCTCCCCGGTGTGGACCCGGCGCCGGTGGCTGCCGCCTGCGGCGAATCCGGTATCACGGTCACCGCGGACCCGTGCGCCGCCGGCCTCGCCCTCGTCCTCTGCGACGACTACCTCTCGCCGGAACTGGCCGCCGTGGACGCCGCGCACCGCGCCGAAGGCCGATCGTGGCTCCCGGTCAAACTGTGCGGGACGGACCCCTGGATCGGTCCGTTCTTCCTCCCCGACGACGGCCCTTGCTGGCACTGCCTCGCCGTCAGGCTGCGCGGTCACCGCCACTCCGAGATCCCGGTCCGGCAGGCACTCGGCCTGGCCGGCCCGGTCCCGCGTCCGGCCGCCGGGCTGGCCGCGGGGACGGCCCTGGCGGCGAACCTGGCCGTCCTGGAGAGCGCGAAGTGGCTGGCCGGGCTGCGCCATCCCGAGCAGGGACACATACAGACGCTGGACACGCTCCGGCTGAGGACCGCCACGCACGCCGTGAGCCGGCGCCCGCAATGCGCCGGCTGCGGGGACCCCGGCCTCGTGGCCCGCCGGGTCATGGCCCCCTTCGCCCCCGTCTCGCGCCCCAAGACCGCGGCGACCGGAGGCGGGGACCGTGCCCTGACCGCCGCGCAGATGCTGCGGACGTACGGACATCTCGTGGACCCGGTGGCCGGAGTGGTCAAGGAGTTACGGAGGGCCCCCGGCGCCCCGGACTTCGCCACTTCCTACATCTCCGGACCCAACCTGGCGATGGAGGCGGCTTCCTTCGCCGGCCTGAGCACCGGTATGCGCGCACTCAACGGCGGCAAGGGCCTCACCGACGAGGAAGCGCGCACCAGCGCGCTGTGCGAGGCGGTCGAGCGCTACAGCGGCACCCGGCACGGAGACGAGCCCGTCGTACGGGACTCCCTGCGCGGCCTGGGCGCGGCCGCCGTGCACCCCAACACCTGCCAGCTGTACGACAGCCGCCAGTACGCGCAGCGGGACTACTGGAACGCGCAGCACTCCCGCTTCCACTACGTCTCCACCCCCTTCGACGAGGACCGGCCCACCGAGTGGACCCCGGTGTGGTCGCTCACCGAGGGCGTCCAGCGGCTGCTGCCCACCTCGATGCTGTACTTCGGCCGGGGCGCCGCGCAGGGAACGGGCCTTGCCGGGGACGGCCTGCTGGCCGACTCCAACGGCAACGCGGCGGGCAGCAGCCCCGAGGACGCCCTGGTGCAGGGGTTCCTGGAACTGGTGGAGCGGGACGCGGTGGCCCTGTGGTGGTACAACCGCACGCGCCAGCCGGAGGTCGATCTGACGGCCTTCGCCGAGGAGTGGATCGAGCGGGTGCTCGACGGATACCTCCGGATCAACCGGGAGGTGTGGGTCCTGGACCTCACCTCGGACCTGGGCATCCCGGTGATGGCCGCGCTCTCGCGGCGCACCGACAAGCCGGACCAGGACGTGGTGTTCGGCTTCGGAGCGCACTTCGACCCCCGGGTCGCGCTGCGCCGCGCGCTGGGGGAGATGGGACAGCTGCTGCCCGCCGTGTCCGACGTAGGACCGGACGGCTCGGGCTACCGGATCACCGATCCGGAGCCGCTTTCCTGGTGGCATCTGGCGACCACGGCCAACCAGCCCTATCTCGCACCCGATCCCGCGGTGCGGCCCCGGACCCCGGCGGACTGGCAGACGGTGCGCAACGGCGATCTGCTGGATGACGTGCACATGATTACGGAACTGGTCCGGGGAAAAGGGATGGACCTGCTGATCTTGGATCAAAGCCGCCCGGATTTGAGACTTCCAGTTGTGAAAGTAATCGTTCCGGGGCTGCGCCACTTTTGGGCGCGATTCGCCCCCGGCCGACTTTTCGACGTACCGGTAACGCTCGGCCGATTGCCCGAGGCCACGGCATATGCCCAGCTCAACCCCATCCCGCTGTTCGTGTGA
- a CDS encoding sensor histidine kinase, producing the protein MTRRVKSSGELAEAVRAEGILRRSRDLPAPRMAQVILIVAISCYVGITTLNIIRAGVEGRGLVFALACLVAVFALQLLHSRPGARYAPTSRKTLTLCAQAVLTYLPLFLLSSQWGSMAGFLAGSLLLLLPPRLAWTLYGLVGVSMLIPALLEDWEVVFIVYAVQTTLLTGLVTFGLSRLSELVRVLHESRGELTRAAVTRERLRFARDLHDLLGYSLSAIQLKGELIARLISAHPAKAEQEIEEVLVISRQSLADVRRVASGYRDMSLEEEIASARSVLSAAEVNAVTDIRLGPVSSPVDTVLATVLREAVTNILRHSRAGHCEISAVEKDGLVTLSVTNDGITEGYQDSSPHSGSGLGNLDLRVRAVGGELVVDEGTGNLFRLVARVPADGDEDRETDESTDDERVGVAF; encoded by the coding sequence ATGACTCGCCGCGTTAAGAGCTCCGGTGAACTGGCGGAGGCGGTGAGGGCCGAAGGCATTCTCCGGCGAAGTCGCGACCTGCCCGCACCGCGCATGGCCCAGGTCATTCTCATCGTCGCCATCTCCTGCTACGTGGGCATCACCACGCTCAACATCATCAGGGCCGGAGTCGAAGGCCGCGGCCTCGTGTTCGCCCTGGCCTGTCTGGTCGCGGTCTTCGCACTCCAGCTCCTGCACTCCCGGCCGGGCGCGCGGTACGCGCCGACGTCCCGCAAGACCCTCACGCTCTGTGCGCAGGCCGTACTCACGTACCTCCCGCTCTTCCTGCTCAGTTCGCAGTGGGGGTCGATGGCCGGCTTCCTGGCCGGTTCCCTGCTGCTGCTCCTGCCCCCGCGGCTGGCCTGGACCCTGTACGGCCTCGTGGGCGTCAGCATGCTGATACCCGCGCTGCTGGAGGACTGGGAGGTGGTCTTCATCGTCTACGCCGTGCAGACCACCCTGCTGACCGGGCTCGTCACCTTCGGCCTGAGCCGGCTGTCGGAGCTGGTCCGTGTCCTGCACGAGAGCCGCGGTGAGCTGACCCGGGCCGCCGTCACCCGCGAACGCCTGCGGTTCGCCCGGGACCTGCACGACCTCCTCGGCTACAGCCTGTCCGCGATCCAGCTCAAGGGCGAGCTCATCGCCCGCCTGATCTCCGCCCACCCGGCCAAGGCGGAGCAGGAGATCGAAGAAGTGCTCGTCATCTCCCGCCAGTCGCTCGCCGACGTGCGCAGGGTCGCCAGCGGGTACCGGGACATGTCCCTGGAGGAGGAGATCGCCTCGGCCCGCTCGGTCCTGAGCGCCGCGGAGGTCAACGCGGTCACCGACATCCGGCTGGGTCCGGTCAGTTCACCGGTGGACACGGTCCTGGCCACCGTGCTGCGGGAGGCCGTCACCAACATCCTGCGCCACAGCCGGGCGGGCCACTGCGAGATCAGCGCGGTCGAGAAGGACGGCCTCGTAACGCTTTCAGTCACCAACGACGGAATTACCGAGGGTTACCAGGACAGCTCCCCGCACAGCGGGAGCGGCCTCGGGAACCTGGATCTCAGGGTGCGCGCGGTGGGCGGCGAACTCGTGGTCGACGAAGGCACGGGCAACCTCTTCCGGCTGGTCGCGCGCGTCCCGGCGGACGGCGACGAGGACCGCGAGACCGACGAGTCGACGGACGACGAACGGGTCGGCGTGGCCTTCTGA
- a CDS encoding response regulator transcription factor has translation MIRILLAEDMNMVRGALVALLNLEDDLEVVCELERGDEILAAALEVKPDIAVIDIDLPGLDGLSAAVQIHEQLPECRTLMLTSLGRPGTLRRALAAQVSGYLLKDDSPKELASAIRRVVAGHRVIDSNLALAAWSGLESPLTDRETEVLRMAAQGAEATEIAGELHLSTGTVRNYLTTVVAKLNARNRVDAIRIARDAGWLV, from the coding sequence GTGATCAGAATCCTGTTGGCCGAAGACATGAACATGGTGCGCGGAGCCCTCGTGGCCCTGCTCAACCTGGAGGACGACCTGGAGGTCGTCTGCGAGCTGGAGCGCGGCGACGAGATCCTTGCCGCCGCCCTCGAAGTCAAGCCGGACATCGCGGTCATCGACATCGACCTTCCCGGACTCGACGGACTGAGCGCCGCCGTACAGATCCACGAGCAGCTCCCCGAGTGCCGCACGCTGATGCTCACCAGCCTCGGCCGCCCCGGAACCCTGCGCCGCGCCCTGGCGGCCCAGGTCTCGGGCTACCTCCTCAAGGACGACTCCCCGAAGGAACTGGCCAGCGCCATCCGCCGGGTGGTGGCCGGCCACCGGGTCATCGACTCGAACCTGGCCCTCGCCGCGTGGAGCGGTCTCGAAAGCCCGCTGACGGACCGTGAGACCGAGGTGCTGCGGATGGCGGCCCAAGGGGCCGAGGCCACCGAGATCGCGGGAGAACTCCACCTCTCGACCGGCACCGTCCGCAACTACCTGACGACCGTCGTGGCGAAACTCAACGCGCGTAACCGCGTGGACGCCATCCGCATCGCCCGGGACGCGGGCTGGCTCGTCTAG
- a CDS encoding AfsR/SARP family transcriptional regulator: MERLEIGLLGPLVITVDGRSVVPSAAKQRGLLALLSVNLGREVGMGAIVEELWGGCPPSGPAAAVQTYVKHLRHRIAEVSGADPKEIVARGYGGYRLGSAVAQVDAQDFEATVTEANRALATGDDERGAELLRSGLAKWRGPALGDVQQGGVLRAEALRLDEVRLAALESRIAAELRLGAHTRLVSELTGLTSLYPLQENLHAHLIVALYRSGRASRALEVFRRLRSTYVKELGIEPSRRLQELHRSVLGCDPMLEPPVPSLASL, encoded by the coding sequence ATGGAGCGGCTGGAAATCGGGCTGTTGGGGCCTCTCGTCATCACGGTCGACGGCAGGTCCGTCGTACCCAGTGCCGCGAAGCAGCGCGGGCTGCTCGCGCTGCTGTCCGTGAACCTGGGACGCGAGGTGGGGATGGGCGCGATCGTCGAGGAGCTGTGGGGCGGGTGCCCGCCCAGTGGGCCGGCGGCCGCGGTGCAGACGTACGTGAAGCACCTGCGGCACCGCATCGCCGAGGTCAGTGGCGCTGATCCGAAGGAGATCGTGGCCCGCGGGTACGGGGGCTACCGGCTCGGGTCCGCGGTGGCCCAGGTCGACGCGCAGGACTTCGAGGCGACCGTGACCGAGGCGAACCGGGCGCTGGCGACCGGGGACGACGAGCGGGGTGCCGAGCTGCTGAGGTCCGGGCTCGCCAAGTGGCGGGGCCCGGCGCTGGGCGACGTACAGCAGGGCGGGGTGCTGCGGGCCGAGGCGCTGCGGCTGGACGAGGTGCGGCTGGCCGCGCTGGAGTCCAGGATCGCGGCGGAGCTGCGGCTCGGGGCGCACACGCGACTGGTGAGCGAGCTGACGGGGCTGACCTCGCTGTACCCGCTGCAGGAGAACCTGCACGCCCACTTGATCGTCGCGCTGTACCGCAGCGGGCGGGCGTCGCGGGCGCTGGAGGTCTTCCGGCGGCTGCGCTCGACCTACGTCAAGGAGTTGGGGATCGAGCCGTCGCGGCGGCTGCAGGAGCTGCACCGGTCGGTGCTGGGCTGCGATCCGATGCTGGAGCCGCCGGTTCCGAGCCTGGCGTCGCTCTAG
- a CDS encoding NADH oxidase, whose translation MRRTTGDAPTVHLWSLSEDVVVDEGSGGDALLLTSRWGQERLDRPTPAVREVLRRMELGPVLLANALSGPDDMYLFTLPTLRKLSHLVVRTLGVDDLKGPLLSVFPLSPAAPSLLVRRPGARRVRMPRHVAFSVPESGDGCVLESVDSPHRVVLHRPEAAWVAMTLAWPTTLDAASAALPLPPKVTEDIIEYLFAAGMVAAADECA comes from the coding sequence ATGCGGCGCACGACTGGGGATGCCCCAACCGTTCATCTCTGGTCGCTGTCCGAGGACGTGGTGGTCGACGAGGGTTCGGGCGGCGACGCACTGTTGCTCACCAGCCGCTGGGGTCAGGAACGGCTCGACCGGCCCACTCCGGCGGTGCGCGAGGTACTGCGGCGGATGGAGCTCGGGCCGGTGCTGCTGGCCAACGCCCTGAGCGGTCCCGACGACATGTACCTCTTCACGTTGCCGACGCTCAGGAAGCTGTCGCACCTCGTGGTGCGCACGCTCGGCGTGGACGACCTGAAGGGGCCGCTGCTGTCGGTCTTCCCGCTGTCGCCGGCGGCGCCGTCCCTGCTGGTCCGCCGGCCCGGCGCGCGCCGCGTGCGGATGCCCCGGCACGTGGCCTTCAGCGTGCCGGAGTCGGGGGACGGGTGTGTGCTGGAGTCGGTGGACTCGCCGCACCGGGTGGTCCTGCACCGGCCGGAGGCGGCGTGGGTGGCGATGACGCTGGCCTGGCCGACCACGCTCGACGCGGCTTCGGCGGCGTTGCCGCTGCCGCCGAAGGTGACCGAGGACATCATCGAGTACCTGTTCGCGGCCGGGATGGTCGCGGCCGCCGACGAGTGCGCGTAG